The following proteins are co-located in the Impatiens glandulifera unplaced genomic scaffold, dImpGla2.1, whole genome shotgun sequence genome:
- the LOC124917440 gene encoding uncharacterized protein LOC124917440 yields MAAQIGELSKLQVNNTQAQINSDAETAKRLQDEERERERLRKETEEKDLALAKQCNEEEQTALQEPIPAQPSHAIKTRNKNKRKAVVEVMKRAERNSRRVIEPVGLNEEPLDEEEEEDLEELNRRKKKAVEISTATPSSRPIIAQTSRPPKPASGGFGFGKRTLGISSVWAG; encoded by the coding sequence ATGGCCGCTCAGATTGGGGAGCTGTCCAAACTCCAAGTCAACAATACTCAAGCGCAAATCAATTCTGATGCCGAAACTGCAAAGAGACTTCAAGACGAAGAGagggaaagggaacggttaagGAAGGAAACTGAGGAGAAAGACCTTGCTCTTGCCAAGCAGTGTAATGAGGAAGAACAGACAGCTCTACAAGAACCCATACCGGCTCAACCCTCGCACGCTATAAAGACAAGGAATAAGAACAAGCGAAAAGCGGTTGTAGaggtgatgaagcgggcagaacgaAACAGTCGAAGAGTGATCGAACCGGTCGGTCTAAACGAAGAACctcttgacgaagaagaagaagaggacctcGAAGAACTCAACCGGCGTAAGAAAAAGGCAGTCGAAATTTCAACCGCAACCCCAAGCTCCAGACCAATTATTGCTCAAACGTCTCGCCCACCAAAACCAGCTAGTGGTggttttggattcggcaaaCGAACTCTCGGaatctcaagtgtatgggccggctAG